In Mytilus edulis chromosome 6, xbMytEdul2.2, whole genome shotgun sequence, the following proteins share a genomic window:
- the LOC139526825 gene encoding uncharacterized protein: MKIDSPNGIQLGYVKKGRFSAYEICDANHQSMFNIDMQSKNHEYMSEVKNTKNGNTIAVIKQRQIDSDMLSFQINYKSALTTLQKVLIMVAGISEIQEQQENHLCSFARCLLIPKYFIVSIIYFMIGLFSIVLYIFVLIDALFLLAFIIMAYLKGKGRKIDEAVEKWGSCIGNMSTIPCTIYRNLNEFFDICL, translated from the exons ATGAAAATTGACAGTCCGAATGGTATACAATTAGGATATGTTAAAAAGGG ACGCTTTTCCGCATATGAAATATGTGATGCCAACCATCAAAGTATGTTCAATATTGATATGCAATCAAAGAACCATGAATACATGTCTGAG gTTAAAAACACGAAAAATGGGAATACAATAGCGGTAATCAAACAACGCCAGATTGATTCAGACATGTTGTCGTTTCAGATTAAtt ATAAATCAGCACTAACCACTTTACAGAAAGTTCTAATTATGGTTGCGGGAATAAGTGAAATTCAAGAGCAACAGGAAAATCATCTGTGTTCTTTCGCAAGATGTTTGCTTATACCCAAATATTTTATTGTGTCAATTATATATTTCATGATTGGGTTGTTCagtattgttttgtatatttttgtactTATTGATGCATTGTTTTTACTTGCTTTTATAATTATGGCATACTTAAAAGGTAAAGGTCGAAAAATAGATGAAGCTGTTGAGAAATGGGGAAGCTGCATTGGAAACATGAGTACGATTCCTTGTACAATTTACAGAAACTTGAATGAATTCTTTGATATATGTCTGTAA